The following proteins come from a genomic window of Sphaerisporangium rubeum:
- the gatB gene encoding Asp-tRNA(Asn)/Glu-tRNA(Gln) amidotransferase subunit GatB produces the protein MGRPAAEGGSGTVTTTRATMPFDEALERFEPVLGLETHVELGTESKMFCGCRTEFGAPPNTHVCPVCLALPGALPVANDKAIESTIRIGLALNCGIAEWCRFARKNYFYPDMPKNYQISQYDEPLCSDGYLDVEVEGRTFRVGIERVHLEEDTGKSTHVGGATGRIHGADYSIVDYNRAGIPLVEIVTRPVEGAGHLAPEVAKAYVTELRELMRTLGVSDVRMEQGSLRCDVNVSLMPRGAKEWGTRTETKNVNSLRSVERAVRGEIERQAAILADGGRIVQETRHFHEDTGATTSGRSKEEAQDYRYFPEPDLLPIAPAPEWVEELRATLPEPPAARRARLQAEWALSDLDMAAMRNAGAVDLVEATVAAGVPAADARKWWMGELARRANESGTALADLPITPQQIARVVELVASGALNDKLARQVLEGVLAGEGTPDEVVEARGLRIVNDEGELTSIIDDVLAANADAADKVRSGKIAAVGALVGGVMKASRGKADAGRARELILERLGVSG, from the coding sequence CTGGGGCGGCCCGCTGCTGAAGGAGGCTCCGGCACTGTGACCACCACCCGCGCCACCATGCCGTTCGACGAGGCGCTTGAGCGCTTCGAGCCGGTGCTGGGCCTTGAGACCCACGTCGAGCTCGGCACCGAGTCCAAGATGTTCTGTGGCTGCCGCACCGAGTTCGGCGCGCCGCCGAACACCCATGTGTGCCCCGTGTGCCTGGCCCTGCCGGGTGCGCTGCCGGTCGCCAACGACAAGGCGATCGAGTCGACCATCCGCATCGGCCTGGCGCTGAACTGCGGCATCGCCGAGTGGTGCCGTTTCGCCCGGAAGAACTACTTCTATCCGGACATGCCGAAGAACTACCAGATCAGCCAGTACGACGAGCCGCTGTGCAGCGACGGCTACCTCGACGTCGAGGTCGAGGGCCGCACGTTCCGCGTCGGCATCGAGCGGGTCCACCTGGAGGAGGACACCGGCAAGTCCACCCACGTCGGCGGCGCCACCGGCCGCATCCACGGCGCCGACTACTCGATCGTCGACTACAACCGCGCCGGCATCCCGCTCGTCGAGATCGTCACCCGGCCCGTCGAGGGGGCCGGTCATCTCGCGCCTGAGGTCGCCAAGGCGTACGTCACCGAACTGCGCGAGCTGATGCGCACGCTCGGCGTCTCCGACGTGCGCATGGAGCAGGGCTCGCTGCGCTGCGACGTCAACGTCTCGCTGATGCCGCGCGGCGCGAAGGAGTGGGGCACCCGCACCGAGACCAAGAACGTCAACTCGCTGCGCAGCGTCGAGCGCGCGGTGCGCGGCGAGATCGAGCGCCAGGCGGCGATCCTCGCCGACGGCGGCCGCATCGTGCAGGAGACCCGCCACTTCCACGAGGACACCGGCGCCACCACCTCCGGCCGGTCCAAGGAGGAGGCGCAGGACTACCGCTACTTCCCCGAGCCCGACCTGCTGCCGATCGCGCCGGCCCCCGAGTGGGTCGAGGAGCTGCGCGCCACCCTCCCCGAGCCCCCGGCGGCACGCCGCGCGAGGCTCCAGGCCGAGTGGGCCCTGTCCGACCTCGACATGGCCGCCATGCGCAACGCCGGCGCGGTGGACCTGGTGGAGGCGACGGTCGCCGCCGGTGTGCCGGCGGCCGACGCGCGCAAGTGGTGGATGGGTGAGCTGGCCCGCCGCGCCAACGAGTCCGGCACCGCGCTGGCCGACCTGCCGATCACGCCGCAGCAGATCGCCAGGGTGGTCGAGCTGGTGGCCTCCGGCGCGCTCAACGACAAGCTGGCCCGGCAGGTGCTCGAAGGCGTGCTGGCCGGTGAGGGCACCCCCGACGAGGTGGTCGAGGCCCGCGGTCTGCGCATCGTGAACGACGAGGGTGAGCTGACGTCCATCATCGACGACGTGCTCGCCGCCAACGCCGACGCCGCCGACAAGGTGCGCTCCGGCAAGATCGCCGCGGTCGGCGCGCTGGTCGGCGGCGTCATGAAGGCCAGCCGCGGCAAGGCCGACGCGGGCCGTGCCCGCGAGCTCATCCTGGAACGCCTCGGGGTCTCCGGCTGA
- the gatA gene encoding Asp-tRNA(Asn)/Glu-tRNA(Gln) amidotransferase subunit GatA, whose protein sequence is MSLTRRTAAELGELMAAGEVSAVEVTQAHLDRIAEVDGKVGAFLHVAAEAALEQARSVDARRAAGEALGPLAGVPIAHKDVFTTKDMPTTAGSKILEGYRPPYDATVTARLREAGLVILGKTNLDEFAMGSSTENSAYGPSHNPWDLGRIPGGSSGGSSAAVASYQAPLSTGTDTGGSIRQPAAVTGIVGMKPTYGGSSRYGLIAFASSLDTPGPFARTVLDAALLHEAFSGHDVMDSTSIHAEVPPVVEAARHGDVAGLRVGVVRELSGEGYQPGVLARFQEAVDLLESLGAKVTEVSCPSFTYALPAYYLIAPSECSSNLARFDGMRYGLRVGDDGTRSAEEVMALTRAAGFGAEVKRRIMLGTYALSSGYYDAYYGSAQKVRTLISRDFEAAFHQVDVLISPTTPTTAFPIGERADDPMAMYLADLCTIPANLAGNAAISVPCGLADEDGLPAGLQIMAPVLGDDRCYRVGAAVEKAFQDRWGGPLLKEAPAL, encoded by the coding sequence ATGAGCCTCACCCGCAGGACCGCCGCCGAGCTCGGCGAGCTGATGGCCGCCGGCGAGGTGTCGGCCGTCGAGGTCACGCAGGCCCACCTGGACCGCATCGCCGAGGTGGACGGCAAGGTCGGCGCGTTCCTCCACGTCGCCGCCGAGGCGGCGCTGGAGCAGGCCCGCTCGGTCGACGCGCGCCGCGCCGCGGGGGAGGCGCTCGGGCCGCTGGCCGGGGTGCCGATCGCGCACAAGGACGTGTTCACCACCAAGGACATGCCGACCACGGCCGGTTCCAAGATCCTCGAAGGTTACCGGCCGCCGTACGACGCCACGGTGACGGCCCGTCTGCGCGAGGCGGGCCTGGTGATCCTCGGCAAGACCAACCTCGACGAGTTCGCGATGGGCTCCTCCACCGAGAACTCCGCGTACGGCCCGTCGCACAACCCGTGGGACCTCGGCCGCATCCCCGGCGGCTCGTCCGGCGGTTCCAGCGCGGCCGTGGCGTCCTACCAGGCGCCGCTGTCCACCGGCACCGACACCGGCGGCTCGATCCGCCAGCCGGCCGCGGTCACCGGCATCGTCGGCATGAAGCCGACCTACGGCGGTTCGTCACGGTACGGCCTGATCGCCTTCGCGTCCTCGCTGGACACCCCCGGCCCGTTCGCGCGCACCGTGCTCGACGCGGCGCTGCTGCACGAGGCGTTCTCCGGCCACGACGTGATGGACTCCACGTCCATCCACGCCGAGGTGCCGCCGGTGGTCGAGGCCGCGAGGCACGGCGACGTCGCGGGCCTGCGGGTCGGCGTGGTCAGGGAGCTGTCCGGCGAGGGCTACCAGCCCGGTGTGCTGGCCCGCTTCCAGGAGGCGGTGGACCTGCTGGAGTCCCTCGGCGCCAAGGTCACCGAGGTCTCCTGCCCGAGCTTCACCTACGCGCTGCCGGCCTACTACCTGATCGCGCCGTCGGAGTGCTCGTCGAACCTCGCGAGGTTCGACGGCATGCGGTACGGCCTGCGTGTCGGCGACGACGGCACCCGCAGCGCCGAGGAGGTCATGGCGCTCACCAGGGCCGCCGGTTTCGGCGCCGAGGTGAAGCGGCGCATCATGCTCGGCACGTACGCGCTGTCCAGCGGTTACTACGACGCCTACTACGGCTCGGCGCAGAAGGTCCGCACGCTGATCTCCCGTGACTTCGAGGCGGCGTTCCACCAGGTGGACGTGCTGATCTCGCCGACCACGCCGACCACGGCGTTCCCCATCGGGGAGCGCGCGGACGACCCCATGGCGATGTACCTCGCCGACCTGTGCACCATCCCGGCCAACCTCGCCGGAAACGCCGCCATCTCGGTTCCCTGCGGCCTGGCCGACGAGGACGGCCTGCCGGCCGGGTTGCAGATCATGGCGCCGGTCCTCGGGGACGACCGGTGCTACCGCGTCGGCGCCGCCGTCGAGAAGGCGTTCCAGGACCGCTGGGGCGGCCCGCTGCTGAAGGAGGCTCCGGCACTGTGA
- the gatC gene encoding Asp-tRNA(Asn)/Glu-tRNA(Gln) amidotransferase subunit GatC encodes MSAITRDEVAHLARLSRLALADAELDHYAAQLDQIIAAVARVAEVASGDIPPSSHALPLTNVYRPDEARPCLTPQEALAMAPAVEDDRFRVPRILGEEA; translated from the coding sequence ATGTCCGCCATAACCCGCGACGAGGTCGCTCACCTCGCCCGCCTGTCACGGCTGGCGCTGGCCGACGCCGAGCTCGACCACTACGCCGCGCAGCTCGACCAGATCATCGCCGCGGTCGCGCGTGTCGCCGAGGTGGCCTCCGGTGACATCCCGCCGTCGTCGCACGCTCTGCCGCTCACCAACGTCTACCGGCCTGACGAGGCGCGGCCCTGCCTGACGCCGCAGGAGGCGCTGGCGATGGCCCCGGCGGTCGAGGACGACCGGTTCCGCGTGCCGCGCATCCTCGGGGAGGAGGCATGA
- a CDS encoding putative bifunctional diguanylate cyclase/phosphodiesterase produces the protein MTDPSDTRDLGPRRYSPLWTYLVAVIAAGLAALVVAEMRLGVEEFAALARTSSLFWMLVVLVVLGELRPIIVSNSRLAGGTATSTLFTFAVLLYHGLSVALLIHTLAVVVSGLLHRRAWHRVAFNVSQVALASTAAAVVLGAFGHHPHPAAPWVPDGADIAPVGLAAVAYFAVRCVLVCGAVALHERRPLRRVLRTTIGHQSAMYAALLGLAPLVVVVMSRSPAMVPLFVAPLATMYFTASLSRRRDHQAMHDGLTSLPNRKMLILRTEEALAEARDRQRVGLLLLDLDRFKEVNDTLGHPVGDRLLQIVAHRLTHSVRPGDVVARLGGDEFAVLLPTVRDAFAAREVAARLRVALTEPVRLEGLTFDLDASVGIALYPDHAPDFELLLQRSDVAMYFAKEARTGVEVYVAEKDRNSPERLNLLGDLRRAIGGNELQLHYQPKVGLATGVVEGVEALLRWWHPVRGPVYPADFIPLAEQSYLMRELTQHVIDMALEQAAEWWHQGLKVPVAVNVSARDLLDPALPDLLEAGLVRLSLPPDAVQLEVTERILMTDQAYTADSVRALVRLGVPLALDDFGTGYSSLVRLQRLPVSEVKIDGSFVQRIGKSGDDERIVRSIVDLVRSLGLRSVAEGVETEEAAILLTEMGCDAGQGWWFAEAMPAVETTTWLKARRMRGALPLCGSAEVTAS, from the coding sequence ATGACGGACCCATCCGACACGCGCGACCTCGGGCCGAGGCGCTACTCGCCGCTGTGGACGTACCTGGTGGCGGTCATCGCCGCGGGCCTCGCGGCGCTCGTCGTCGCCGAGATGCGGCTCGGCGTCGAGGAGTTCGCCGCGCTCGCGCGCACGTCCTCGCTGTTTTGGATGCTGGTCGTCCTGGTCGTGCTGGGGGAGCTGCGGCCGATCATCGTCTCCAACTCCCGGCTGGCCGGAGGCACGGCGACCTCGACGCTGTTCACCTTCGCGGTCCTGCTCTACCACGGGCTCTCCGTGGCCCTGCTGATCCACACGCTGGCGGTCGTGGTGAGCGGACTGCTGCACCGCAGGGCCTGGCACCGGGTGGCGTTCAACGTCTCCCAGGTGGCTCTGGCCTCCACGGCGGCGGCCGTGGTGCTCGGCGCGTTCGGCCACCATCCCCACCCGGCGGCCCCGTGGGTGCCGGACGGCGCGGACATCGCGCCGGTCGGGCTCGCGGCGGTGGCGTACTTCGCGGTGCGCTGCGTGCTGGTCTGCGGCGCCGTCGCGCTGCATGAGCGCCGTCCGCTGCGCCGCGTGCTGCGGACCACGATCGGCCACCAGAGCGCCATGTACGCCGCGCTGCTCGGCCTCGCGCCGCTGGTCGTCGTCGTGATGAGCCGTTCCCCGGCCATGGTGCCGCTGTTCGTGGCGCCGCTGGCGACGATGTACTTCACCGCGTCCCTGTCGCGCCGCCGCGACCACCAGGCCATGCACGACGGCCTGACGTCGCTGCCGAACCGCAAGATGCTGATCCTGCGCACCGAGGAGGCCCTGGCCGAGGCCCGCGACCGGCAGCGTGTCGGCCTGCTGCTGCTCGACCTCGACCGGTTCAAGGAGGTCAACGACACTCTCGGCCACCCTGTGGGGGACCGGCTGTTGCAGATCGTCGCGCACCGCCTCACGCACAGCGTGCGGCCCGGCGACGTGGTGGCGCGGCTCGGCGGCGACGAGTTCGCCGTGCTGCTGCCGACCGTCCGCGACGCGTTCGCCGCGCGCGAGGTCGCGGCACGCCTGCGGGTCGCGCTGACCGAGCCGGTGCGCCTCGAGGGCCTGACCTTCGACCTGGACGCCTCCGTCGGCATCGCGCTGTACCCCGACCACGCTCCGGACTTCGAGTTGCTGCTGCAACGCTCCGACGTGGCCATGTACTTCGCCAAGGAGGCGCGTACCGGCGTCGAGGTGTACGTCGCGGAGAAGGACCGCAACTCGCCTGAGCGTCTCAACCTGCTCGGCGACCTGCGCAGAGCCATCGGCGGCAACGAGCTCCAGCTCCACTACCAGCCCAAGGTGGGCCTCGCCACCGGCGTGGTGGAGGGTGTCGAGGCGCTGCTGCGCTGGTGGCACCCGGTGCGCGGCCCGGTGTACCCGGCCGACTTCATCCCGCTGGCCGAGCAGTCGTACCTCATGCGCGAGCTCACCCAGCACGTGATCGACATGGCGCTCGAACAGGCCGCCGAGTGGTGGCACCAGGGCCTCAAGGTCCCCGTCGCGGTCAACGTCTCGGCCCGCGACCTGCTGGACCCCGCGCTTCCCGACCTGCTGGAGGCCGGTCTCGTCCGCCTGAGCCTGCCTCCTGACGCGGTCCAGCTGGAGGTCACCGAGCGCATCTTGATGACCGACCAGGCCTACACCGCCGATTCGGTGCGCGCTCTGGTGCGGCTCGGCGTGCCGCTGGCCCTGGACGACTTCGGCACCGGTTACAGCTCGCTGGTACGCCTCCAGCGCCTGCCGGTGTCCGAGGTCAAGATCGACGGCTCGTTCGTGCAGCGCATCGGCAAGTCCGGTGACGACGAGCGCATCGTCCGTTCCATCGTGGACCTCGTGCGCTCGCTCGGCCTGCGTTCGGTCGCCGAAGGCGTGGAGACCGAGGAGGCCGCGATCCTTCTGACCGAGATGGGGTGTGACGCGGGCCAGGGCTGGTGGTTCGCCGAGGCGATGCCGGCCGTGGAGACCACCACCTGGCTCAAGGCCCGCCGCATGCGCGGCGCACTGCCGCTGTGCGGTTCGGCTGAGGTCACCGCGTCCTAG
- a CDS encoding encapsulin produces the protein MPSSTGYPAAGIGGVRGCPVQPSPPPAEPRDHPDTIGQSVSTRRLAGVDDPYSLAPSAEAHPVISETSDHGHPSTNASAAVIVGDIIWAPPSPAPSS, from the coding sequence GTGCCGTCGTCGACGGGCTACCCCGCCGCGGGCATCGGAGGCGTCCGCGGTTGCCCCGTTCAACCCTCGCCTCCGCCGGCCGAGCCGCGCGACCACCCCGACACGATCGGCCAGTCCGTCAGCACCCGGCGCCTGGCCGGCGTGGACGACCCCTACTCCCTCGCACCCAGCGCCGAGGCCCACCCAGTGATCAGCGAGACGTCAGACCACGGCCACCCATCTACGAACGCCTCCGCCGCCGTCATCGTCGGCGACATCATCTGGGCCCCGCCATCACCGGCGCCTTCCTCCTGA
- the ligA gene encoding NAD-dependent DNA ligase LigA — MADEVENVPVEAPERDTAPAGPAKDAADVPERDAEPSGLVEDAADSSERAAGSVESSSVPAVEVSGEGVEPSAAVDSSVVDGSERGGGGARSDEVEGVPVEALERHAELAELADEANWRYYVLDAPTVSDGEYDVWMRELRELEAAHPSLATPDSPTQKVGAPISTEFAPVSHLRRLESLDNAFNDADLAGWLARAERLLERDPAPFLCELKIDGLAIALVYEKGRLVRGATRGDGRVGDDVTPNVRTVANIPHRLKGDVPELLEVRGEVYLTVDGFERLNEQLVASGKPPFANPRNSAAGSLRQKDPRITAQRALRMIVHGVGVWDGGPPFPTTQSGVYEKLRDFGLPVSDLYRVVPGLTEITEFVEHYRQHRHDTEYEIDGVVVKTDRIELQRQLGSTSRAPRWAIAFKYPPEEVNTKLLDIQVGVGRTGRVTPYGVMKPVIVAQSTVERATLHNASEVARKGVLIGDTVVLRKAGDVIPEIVGPVVPLRDGTEREFVMPTHCPECGTELRHMKEADVDIRCPNARSCPAQIRERIFFAAGRGAFDIEGLGYVAATALTAPEPPEEPPVRTEADLFDLTIERLLPIRSVVRDQDTGLPKTDPETGERKIVTFFANMNGEPSKNAQHMLAQLEKAKQQPLWRVLVALSIRHVGPTAAQALAMSFLSLDRVFGASEEELAAVEGVGPTIAASIREWYAEDWHREIVERWRQAGVRMADDPPAAAGPQFLAGLTFVVTGTLTDFTRDEASEALAVRGGKVTGSVSKKTSFLIAGENAGSKYDKAEKLGVPILDEEEFHTLLRDGPEAVTPVGDVEPEDSADEPAPAEAEAAETPQEATVETV, encoded by the coding sequence ATGGCTGACGAGGTGGAGAACGTTCCGGTCGAGGCGCCGGAGCGTGACACCGCACCCGCCGGACCGGCCAAGGACGCGGCGGACGTGCCGGAGCGCGACGCCGAGCCGTCCGGCTTGGTGGAGGACGCGGCGGACTCGTCGGAGCGTGCGGCCGGGTCGGTGGAGTCGTCGTCCGTGCCGGCGGTGGAGGTGTCCGGGGAAGGTGTCGAGCCGTCTGCCGCGGTGGACTCGTCGGTTGTGGACGGGTCGGAGCGTGGTGGTGGTGGGGCTCGATCTGATGAGGTCGAGGGTGTTCCGGTGGAGGCGTTGGAGCGGCACGCCGAGTTGGCCGAGTTGGCTGATGAGGCGAACTGGCGGTATTACGTGCTCGACGCGCCGACCGTCAGTGACGGCGAGTACGACGTGTGGATGCGTGAACTGCGTGAGCTTGAGGCGGCGCATCCCAGCCTGGCGACGCCTGATTCCCCCACGCAGAAGGTCGGCGCGCCGATCTCCACCGAGTTCGCGCCGGTCTCCCACCTCAGGCGCCTGGAGAGCCTCGACAACGCCTTCAACGACGCCGACCTCGCGGGGTGGCTGGCCAGGGCCGAGCGGCTGCTCGAGCGGGACCCGGCGCCGTTCCTGTGCGAGCTGAAGATCGACGGGCTGGCCATCGCCTTGGTGTACGAGAAGGGACGCCTGGTCCGCGGCGCGACCCGCGGGGACGGCCGGGTCGGTGACGACGTCACGCCGAACGTCCGCACGGTGGCCAACATCCCGCACCGGCTCAAAGGGGACGTGCCTGAACTGCTGGAGGTCCGTGGCGAGGTCTATCTCACGGTCGACGGCTTCGAGCGGCTCAACGAGCAGCTCGTCGCGTCCGGCAAGCCGCCGTTCGCCAACCCGCGCAACTCGGCGGCGGGTTCGCTGCGGCAGAAGGACCCGCGTATCACCGCGCAGCGAGCGTTGCGCATGATCGTGCACGGTGTCGGCGTGTGGGATGGCGGGCCGCCGTTCCCGACGACCCAGTCGGGTGTGTACGAGAAGCTGCGCGACTTCGGGTTGCCGGTCAGCGATCTGTACCGGGTCGTGCCCGGCCTCACCGAGATCACCGAGTTCGTCGAGCACTACCGGCAGCACCGTCACGACACCGAGTACGAGATCGACGGTGTGGTGGTCAAGACCGACCGCATCGAGCTGCAGCGGCAGCTCGGCTCCACCTCACGGGCCCCCCGCTGGGCCATCGCGTTCAAGTACCCGCCGGAGGAGGTCAACACCAAGCTCCTGGACATCCAGGTCGGTGTCGGCCGCACCGGCAGGGTCACCCCGTACGGCGTGATGAAGCCGGTGATCGTCGCGCAGTCCACCGTGGAGCGGGCCACGCTGCACAACGCCTCTGAGGTGGCGCGCAAGGGTGTGCTGATCGGCGACACCGTGGTGCTGCGCAAGGCCGGCGACGTGATCCCCGAGATCGTCGGCCCGGTGGTGCCGCTGCGCGACGGCACCGAGCGCGAGTTCGTCATGCCGACCCACTGTCCCGAATGCGGCACCGAGCTGCGGCACATGAAGGAAGCCGACGTCGACATCCGCTGCCCCAACGCGCGCTCGTGTCCCGCGCAGATCCGGGAGCGCATCTTCTTCGCGGCGGGCCGCGGCGCGTTCGACATCGAAGGCCTCGGCTACGTCGCCGCGACCGCGCTGACCGCGCCTGAGCCGCCGGAGGAGCCACCGGTGCGGACCGAGGCCGACCTGTTCGACCTCACGATCGAGCGTCTGCTGCCGATCCGCTCGGTGGTCCGCGACCAGGACACCGGCCTGCCGAAGACCGACCCCGAGACCGGCGAGCGCAAGATCGTCACGTTCTTCGCCAACATGAACGGCGAGCCGAGCAAGAACGCTCAGCACATGCTGGCGCAGCTGGAGAAGGCCAAACAGCAGCCGTTGTGGCGTGTCCTTGTGGCCCTGTCCATCCGCCACGTCGGCCCGACCGCCGCGCAGGCTCTCGCCATGTCGTTCCTCTCCCTGGATCGCGTCTTCGGCGCGTCCGAGGAGGAACTCGCCGCCGTGGAAGGCGTCGGCCCCACCATCGCCGCGAGCATCCGCGAGTGGTACGCCGAGGACTGGCACCGCGAGATCGTCGAGCGCTGGCGCCAGGCCGGTGTCCGCATGGCCGACGACCCGCCGGCCGCCGCCGGCCCCCAGTTCCTCGCCGGCCTCACCTTCGTCGTCACCGGCACACTGACCGACTTCACCCGCGACGAGGCGAGCGAGGCCCTCGCCGTCCGCGGCGGCAAGGTCACCGGCTCGGTCTCGAAGAAGACCAGCTTCCTCATCGCCGGCGAGAACGCCGGCTCCAAGTACGACAAGGCCGAGAAACTCGGCGTCCCCATCCTGGACGAGGAGGAGTTCCACACCCTCCTGCGGGACGGCCCCGAAGCCGTGACCCCCGTCGGGGACGTCGAGCCCGAGGACTCCGCCGACGAGCCGGCCCCGGCGGAGGCCGAGGCGGCGGAGACTCCACAGGAGGCCACTGTCGAGACCGTGTGA
- a CDS encoding methionine synthase: protein MSQFPWNPAAATGVGSHPGNDHVETLRVVFGELPDLPYLPELPDRGVGADMIGRTASLLVELPVEVQPSGWRMADHPGRDARRAKEHLARDLDGLEEVAQGYEGPLKIQVCGPWTLAGAIELRYGDKVLADGGAVRDLADSLAEGLAGHVAAVRSRVPGAQVVVQIDEPGLPGVLAGTVPTASGFGRLAAVEPPLVSERLHAVLPADVFTLVHCCAPGVPFDVLRGAGAGGLSLDLSLLRRRDEDHIGEAVEAGTALFFGVVPGRGGTRLPDKGVVAKPVIELWRRLGFDPGALAAQAVLTPSCGLAGASPAYARAALARCREAARVLREDPEDRED, encoded by the coding sequence GTGAGTCAATTTCCCTGGAATCCCGCTGCGGCGACAGGGGTGGGTTCCCATCCCGGTAACGATCACGTCGAGACGTTGCGAGTGGTCTTCGGCGAGTTGCCTGATCTGCCTTATCTACCCGAGTTGCCGGATCGCGGTGTGGGAGCCGACATGATCGGCCGCACGGCGTCCCTGCTGGTCGAGTTGCCTGTGGAGGTGCAGCCGTCGGGGTGGCGCATGGCCGATCATCCGGGACGGGACGCGCGCAGGGCCAAGGAACATCTGGCACGCGACCTCGACGGGCTGGAGGAGGTCGCGCAGGGGTACGAAGGGCCATTGAAGATCCAGGTCTGCGGGCCGTGGACGCTGGCGGGGGCCATCGAGCTGCGGTACGGCGACAAGGTGCTCGCGGACGGCGGCGCGGTGCGCGACCTCGCCGACTCGCTGGCCGAGGGGCTGGCGGGCCATGTCGCGGCGGTGCGTTCACGGGTGCCGGGAGCCCAGGTGGTGGTGCAGATCGACGAGCCGGGGCTGCCGGGTGTGCTGGCCGGCACCGTGCCGACCGCCTCGGGGTTCGGCCGGCTCGCGGCGGTGGAGCCGCCGCTGGTGTCGGAGCGGTTGCACGCCGTGCTGCCGGCGGACGTTTTCACGCTGGTGCACTGCTGCGCGCCGGGGGTGCCGTTCGATGTGCTGCGTGGGGCCGGGGCCGGTGGTCTTTCTCTCGATCTCTCCCTGCTGCGGCGCCGCGACGAGGACCACATCGGCGAGGCCGTCGAGGCCGGCACCGCCTTGTTCTTCGGCGTCGTCCCCGGCAGAGGCGGCACGCGGCTTCCCGACAAGGGGGTCGTCGCCAAGCCCGTCATCGAGTTGTGGCGCCGTCTCGGCTTCGACCCCGGCGCACTGGCGGCACAGGCGGTCCTCACGCCGTCCTGCGGCCTGGCCGGCGCCTCCCCGGCGTACGCGCGCGCCGCTCTGGCCCGCTGCCGTGAGGCCGCGCGTGTGCTGCGCGAGGACCCGGAGGATCGTGAGGACTGA
- a CDS encoding MBL fold metallo-hydrolase codes for MKLTKHGHACVRLEKDGATLVIDPGGLTEESALDGADAVLITHEHFDHLEVERLAALGPHVQIWTCDAVASQLDGIGATVNVVGEGDSFTAAGFDVGVAGRQHARIAFDMPVVPNIGFLVDGELFHPGDAFTVPGVPVGTLLTPTSGPWLKAAEFVDYLREVAPQRAYSIHDGLYNDIGLALVDNTLNRRGEAQNADFRRLKPGESVTLP; via the coding sequence ATGAAGCTCACCAAACACGGGCACGCGTGTGTGCGGCTGGAGAAGGACGGGGCCACCCTGGTCATCGACCCCGGAGGGCTGACCGAGGAGTCGGCGCTCGACGGAGCCGACGCCGTGCTCATCACGCACGAGCACTTCGACCACCTGGAGGTCGAACGCCTCGCCGCCCTCGGACCGCACGTCCAGATCTGGACATGCGACGCCGTGGCCAGTCAACTCGACGGCATCGGCGCCACGGTCAACGTCGTCGGTGAAGGCGATTCCTTCACCGCCGCCGGATTCGACGTCGGGGTGGCCGGCCGACAGCACGCGAGGATCGCCTTCGACATGCCGGTGGTGCCGAACATCGGCTTCCTGGTGGACGGCGAGCTGTTCCACCCCGGCGACGCCTTCACCGTCCCCGGCGTCCCCGTCGGCACCCTGCTGACCCCGACCTCAGGCCCCTGGCTCAAGGCGGCCGAATTCGTGGACTACCTGCGTGAGGTCGCGCCGCAGCGCGCGTACTCCATCCACGACGGCCTGTACAACGACATCGGCCTGGCCCTGGTGGACAACACACTGAACCGTCGCGGCGAAGCCCAGAACGCCGACTTCCGCCGCCTCAAGCCCGGCGAAAGCGTCACCCTGCCCTGA